The proteins below are encoded in one region of uncultured Eubacteriales bacterium:
- a CDS encoding conserved exported hypothetical protein (Evidence 4 : Homologs of previously reported genes of unknown function) encodes MKIGKKLTALLLSASMVFALAACGGTGGTSPAPSGSSTPAPSASTAPSSTTPAATPLKIAIVTSPNTVDDGSFNEDNYNGIKNFIAARGNIDSVTPVQESTGDPAAAVQAVTDIVADYDVLVCTGFQFAGISTVAQENPTKKFILVDSFPSADGADVELENVYAMQFAENESGFFAGVSAALETKTGKVAVVNGVAYPSNVNYQFGFESGVNYAVKNLGAKAEVVEIASYAGTDVTGANVGGNYTGNFGDEAQGKVVGNALIQQGCDIIFVAAGASGNGVFTAAKEAGNVMVIGCDVDQYNDGTNGSANIMLTSVLKNMAINVERQLNAVVDGSFKGGNVVLHADTDSTGYVSAEGRQQLSADTLKTLADLYGKVKDGAIAPAANFSGTTPEEFPGL; translated from the coding sequence ATGAAAATCGGTAAAAAACTGACCGCGCTACTCCTCTCCGCGTCCATGGTCTTCGCTCTGGCCGCCTGCGGCGGCACCGGCGGCACGTCTCCCGCCCCCTCCGGCTCCTCTACCCCCGCCCCCAGCGCCAGCACGGCCCCCAGCAGCACCACTCCCGCCGCCACTCCCCTGAAGATCGCCATCGTCACCAGCCCCAACACCGTGGACGACGGCTCCTTCAATGAGGACAACTACAACGGCATCAAGAATTTCATCGCCGCCCGCGGCAACATCGACAGCGTGACCCCCGTCCAGGAGTCCACCGGCGACCCCGCCGCCGCCGTCCAGGCTGTGACCGACATCGTGGCTGACTACGACGTGCTGGTCTGTACCGGTTTCCAGTTTGCCGGCATCTCCACCGTGGCGCAGGAGAACCCCACCAAGAAGTTCATCCTGGTGGACTCCTTCCCCTCCGCCGACGGCGCCGACGTGGAGCTGGAGAACGTCTACGCCATGCAGTTTGCCGAGAACGAGAGCGGCTTCTTTGCCGGCGTGTCCGCCGCCCTTGAGACCAAGACCGGCAAGGTGGCCGTGGTAAACGGCGTCGCCTATCCCTCCAACGTCAACTACCAGTTTGGCTTTGAATCCGGCGTGAACTACGCCGTCAAGAACCTGGGCGCCAAGGCTGAGGTCGTGGAGATCGCCTCCTATGCCGGCACCGACGTGACCGGGGCCAACGTGGGCGGCAACTACACCGGCAACTTCGGCGACGAGGCCCAGGGCAAGGTGGTGGGCAACGCCCTCATCCAGCAGGGCTGCGATATCATCTTCGTGGCCGCCGGCGCCTCGGGCAACGGCGTGTTCACCGCCGCCAAGGAGGCAGGCAACGTGATGGTCATCGGCTGCGACGTGGATCAGTACAACGACGGCACAAACGGCTCGGCCAACATCATGCTCACCAGCGTCCTCAAAAACATGGCAATCAACGTGGAGCGGCAGCTCAACGCCGTGGTCGACGGCTCCTTCAAGGGCGGCAACGTGGTCCTCCACGCCGACACCGACTCCACCGGCTACGTATCCGCCGAGGGCCGTCAGCAGCTGAGCGCGGACACCCTGAAGACCCTGGCCGACCTCTACGGCAAGGTGAAGGACGGCGCCATCGCGCCCGCCGCCAACTTCAGCGGCACCACTCCCGAGGAGTTCCCCGGCCTTTAA
- the mtnA gene encoding Methylthioribose-1-phosphate isomerase: MSDSVTKVTHVDNVRLGDDGKSVVIIDQTQLPNRTEYLTLRTPEEMYEAILLLRVRGAPAIGICAAYCVYALSAQMDEGSYASFAKKFHEHKEYLNSSRPTAVNLSWALNRMERVVSANADMPVAQVVELLGRECRAIHEEDIAMCRAISEYGLTLIKDGDGILTHCNAGPLATSRYGTALGPLFLGKEKGMEFKVFADETRPLLQGARLTSYELQKAGIDVTLICDNMASIVMKNGWIQACFVGCDRVAANGDAANKIGTSGVAILAKHYGIPFYVLGPTSTIDMKCKTGADIEIELRDPGEIKSKFYSEPMALPEVKCYNPAFDVTDNTLIAGIVTEKGICRAPYTESLAALFAE, translated from the coding sequence ATGTCCGACTCTGTGACCAAGGTTACCCATGTGGATAACGTCCGCCTGGGGGACGACGGGAAAAGCGTAGTCATTATCGACCAGACCCAGCTCCCCAATCGCACCGAGTACCTGACGCTCCGCACCCCCGAGGAGATGTACGAGGCCATTCTCCTCCTCCGGGTGCGCGGCGCGCCCGCCATCGGCATCTGCGCGGCCTACTGCGTCTATGCGCTCTCCGCACAGATGGATGAAGGCAGCTATGCCTCTTTCGCCAAGAAATTCCATGAGCACAAGGAGTACCTCAACTCCTCCCGCCCCACCGCCGTGAACCTCTCCTGGGCCCTGAACCGCATGGAGCGCGTGGTCTCCGCCAACGCCGACATGCCGGTGGCCCAGGTGGTGGAGCTGCTGGGCCGGGAGTGCCGGGCCATCCACGAGGAGGATATCGCCATGTGCCGGGCCATCTCCGAGTACGGCCTCACCCTCATCAAGGACGGAGACGGCATACTCACCCACTGCAACGCCGGCCCCCTGGCCACCTCCCGGTACGGCACCGCCCTGGGCCCCCTGTTCCTCGGCAAGGAGAAGGGCATGGAGTTTAAGGTCTTTGCCGACGAGACCCGCCCCCTCCTCCAGGGCGCGCGCCTCACCTCCTATGAGCTGCAGAAGGCGGGCATCGACGTGACCCTCATCTGTGACAATATGGCCTCCATCGTTATGAAGAACGGCTGGATCCAGGCCTGTTTTGTGGGGTGTGACCGGGTAGCCGCCAACGGCGACGCCGCAAATAAGATCGGCACCAGCGGTGTGGCCATCCTCGCCAAGCACTACGGCATCCCCTTCTACGTCCTGGGCCCTACCTCCACCATCGATATGAAGTGCAAGACCGGCGCGGACATTGAGATCGAGCTGCGCGACCCAGGCGAAATCAAGAGCAAGTTCTATAGCGAGCCTATGGCTCTGCCCGAAGTCAAATGCTACAACCCCGCCTTCGACGTGACCGACAACACCCTCATTGCCGGCATCGTCACGGAGAAGGGCATCTGCCGCGCACCCTATACCGAGTCCCTGGCCGCGCTCTTCGCTGAATGA
- the kduD gene encoding 2-deoxy-D-gluconate 3-dehydrogenase (Evidence 2a : Function of homologous gene experimentally demonstrated in an other organism; PubMedId : 1766386, 2836407; Product type e : enzyme) produces MNKEATAMDLSLFSLEGKAALVTGVSRGLGQAMAVALAGAGADIIGVGPRGMGDTKAQVEALGRRTYEIKADLGDRAAVPAVAAEAIAAFGHVDILVNNAGIIRLSPAEDHSMEDFDAVMEVNLRSLFLLTREIGKQMIALGGGKIINTCSVQSWKGGSGDAAYVASKHAVAGLTHALANEWGKYGIQTNGIAPGYMVTDNTGNLRKQKEAVASITAQIPLGRWGVPEDLMGPVIFLASHASDYVNGHLLTVDGGYMNY; encoded by the coding sequence ATGAATAAGGAGGCGACGGCTATGGACCTCTCTCTCTTCTCTCTGGAAGGCAAGGCGGCTTTGGTCACCGGCGTGAGCCGGGGGCTGGGCCAGGCCATGGCTGTGGCCCTTGCGGGGGCTGGGGCCGACATCATCGGCGTGGGGCCGCGCGGCATGGGGGACACCAAGGCCCAGGTCGAGGCGCTGGGCCGCCGGACCTATGAGATCAAAGCAGACCTGGGCGACCGAGCTGCCGTCCCCGCCGTCGCGGCCGAGGCCATCGCCGCCTTCGGCCATGTGGACATTTTGGTCAACAACGCCGGCATCATCCGCCTCTCCCCTGCCGAGGACCACAGCATGGAGGACTTTGATGCCGTGATGGAAGTAAATCTCCGCTCCCTCTTCCTTTTGACAAGGGAGATCGGCAAACAGATGATTGCCCTGGGCGGCGGTAAGATCATCAACACCTGCTCGGTCCAATCCTGGAAGGGCGGCTCGGGGGACGCGGCCTATGTGGCCAGCAAGCACGCCGTGGCCGGCCTTACCCATGCCCTCGCCAACGAGTGGGGTAAATACGGCATCCAGACAAACGGCATCGCGCCGGGCTATATGGTCACCGATAATACGGGAAATCTCCGCAAGCAGAAAGAGGCCGTGGCCTCCATCACCGCCCAGATCCCGCTGGGCCGCTGGGGCGTCCCCGAGGATCTGATGGGTCCGGTGATTTTCCTGGCCTCCCATGCCTCCGACTATGTCAACGGCCACCTGCTCACGGTGGACGGCGGATATATGAATTACTGA
- a CDS encoding conserved hypothetical protein (Evidence 4 : Homologs of previously reported genes of unknown function) has product MIHTAEELIEKLCLEPHPEGGWFRFVWRSGVENGGNDTCSYIYYMLRRGEISRWHRLEPSEVWCWHQGGSLEMTLGGDGSAPVAGQTLRLGPRLDEAEGFQIAAPAGQWQTTRVVDGDFVLVSCVVAPAFRDEDCLLPERPLPNEIYE; this is encoded by the coding sequence ATGATTCACACAGCCGAAGAGCTCATTGAAAAATTGTGCCTGGAGCCCCACCCGGAGGGCGGCTGGTTCCGCTTTGTCTGGCGCTCCGGCGTCGAGAACGGCGGGAACGACACCTGCAGCTACATCTACTACATGCTCCGGCGGGGAGAGATCTCCCGCTGGCACAGGCTGGAGCCGAGCGAAGTCTGGTGCTGGCACCAGGGGGGCAGCCTGGAGATGACTTTGGGCGGCGACGGAAGCGCCCCTGTCGCCGGGCAAACCCTCCGTTTGGGGCCGCGGCTGGACGAGGCGGAGGGCTTTCAAATTGCAGCCCCGGCCGGGCAGTGGCAGACCACCCGGGTGGTGGACGGGGACTTCGTCTTAGTCTCCTGCGTGGTGGCTCCCGCCTTCCGGGATGAGGACTGCCTGCTCCCCGAGCGCCCGCTCCCCAACGAGATCTATGAATAA
- a CDS encoding Transcriptional regulator, DeoR family, whose translation MNRPEPGAALLAPERRAKIMDLLTRNKSVLVKDLCEVFSVTGETVRKDLSILEQEGKLIKTYGGAYIHQGVRNEVDITIRESLLTEAKASIGRACAELVHPGDTVSLDESTTCLAIARHLTDFDGLTVVTNSLKIANFLSGRSSCRLHLVGGKLDRKTQCFVGPTAEEALCTYYVDKAFVSCRGLSREGDVTDGLPVNGSLRRLMLSRAKERYLVADRTKLGLTAFYRISGLESLNAVILDTLDDGWGEFFAQRGVRVVEAMPKGETK comes from the coding sequence GTGAACCGGCCGGAGCCGGGCGCTGCCTTGCTTGCCCCCGAGCGCCGCGCCAAAATTATGGACCTGCTAACCCGGAACAAGAGCGTGCTGGTGAAAGACCTCTGCGAGGTCTTCTCCGTCACCGGAGAGACTGTGCGCAAGGACTTGTCCATTCTGGAGCAGGAGGGCAAGCTCATCAAGACCTACGGGGGCGCGTATATTCACCAGGGCGTCCGCAACGAGGTCGACATCACCATCCGGGAATCCCTCCTCACCGAGGCCAAGGCCTCCATCGGCCGCGCCTGCGCCGAGCTGGTCCATCCCGGGGATACGGTCTCTCTGGACGAGAGTACTACCTGCCTAGCCATCGCCCGGCACCTCACGGACTTTGATGGGCTGACGGTGGTCACCAACTCTTTGAAAATCGCCAACTTCCTCTCCGGGCGCTCCTCCTGCAGGCTCCACCTGGTCGGCGGCAAGCTGGATCGGAAGACCCAGTGCTTTGTGGGACCCACCGCGGAGGAGGCGCTGTGCACCTACTATGTGGACAAAGCCTTCGTCTCCTGCCGGGGTCTGAGCCGTGAGGGGGATGTCACCGACGGGCTTCCCGTCAACGGCAGTCTGCGCCGCCTGATGCTCAGCCGTGCCAAAGAGCGCTATCTTGTGGCCGACCGCACCAAGCTGGGCCTCACCGCTTTTTACCGCATCTCCGGCCTTGAAAGCCTGAACGCCGTCATTCTGGACACGCTGGACGACGGTTGGGGCGAATTCTTTGCCCAGCGCGGCGTCCGCGTGGTGGAGGCCATGCCCAAGGGGGAGACGAAATGA
- a CDS encoding L-fuculose phosphate aldolase, with the protein MDSLDRIKEEICLVGKLLYDRGYVVSNDGNISVRVAENEILITPSGVSKGRMTADMLVHTDLEGNILEGDRYPSSESKMHLMVFRARPDVMSVVHAHPPVSTAFAIARRPLKERYLAEMVVGLGDVPVTEFAMPSTDQVPDSVAPFVADHSAILLANHGALAWGPSLWSAFDRLEVVEQTAKVYLYVDRLGGGVEISPEQAETLRSMTGFYQKLAGGRQ; encoded by the coding sequence ATGGATTCTTTGGACCGTATCAAAGAAGAAATTTGCCTCGTGGGCAAGCTCCTGTACGACCGTGGCTATGTGGTAAGCAATGACGGGAACATCTCGGTCCGGGTAGCCGAAAACGAGATTCTGATTACCCCCTCCGGGGTGAGTAAGGGGCGCATGACCGCCGACATGCTGGTGCATACCGATCTGGAGGGCAATATTCTGGAGGGCGATCGCTATCCCTCCAGCGAGAGCAAGATGCATCTGATGGTCTTCCGTGCTCGGCCCGACGTGATGAGCGTGGTCCACGCCCACCCCCCCGTCTCCACCGCCTTCGCCATTGCCCGCCGCCCTTTGAAGGAGCGATATCTCGCCGAAATGGTGGTGGGTCTGGGTGACGTTCCCGTCACCGAGTTTGCCATGCCCTCCACCGACCAGGTGCCTGACAGCGTGGCGCCCTTTGTCGCGGACCACAGCGCCATCCTCCTCGCCAACCACGGCGCGCTCGCCTGGGGGCCGTCTCTCTGGTCGGCCTTCGACCGGTTGGAGGTCGTCGAGCAGACCGCAAAGGTTTACTTATACGTGGACCGCCTGGGCGGCGGGGTGGAGATCAGCCCCGAACAGGCCGAGACGCTCCGCTCTATGACCGGCTTTTATCAAAAGCTGGCCGGGGGCAGGCAGTGA
- a CDS encoding Transcriptional regulator, AraC family (fragment), which translates to MDINPLIRIEEHSNERVVSFLANCKGPEGVAGDLLREWAVHNLSDYAARRCVGCAPKGHHQEGEEHQPNEEAGSHEYVMQMFLLGEEGNGDRFLGADVCDAPKGLFLVGDIALNEFHDDGSIDIGSSMQTAFGVMSEYLKDMDGYEFDFQERRHREEQLFSREWWKNPNIGDAGLVGFKLWLPIKKVKG; encoded by the coding sequence ATGGACATAAATCCTTTGATTCGTATTGAAGAACACAGCAATGAACGCGTGGTTTCTTTTCTTGCAAACTGCAAAGGGCCGGAGGGAGTGGCTGGAGATTTACTGCGGGAATGGGCTGTTCATAATCTAAGTGATTACGCTGCTCGCCGCTGTGTCGGGTGTGCACCTAAGGGGCATCACCAGGAGGGGGAAGAACATCAGCCTAATGAGGAAGCGGGTTCACACGAATATGTCATGCAGATGTTTTTGCTTGGAGAGGAAGGAAATGGCGATCGTTTTTTAGGCGCTGATGTTTGTGATGCGCCGAAAGGATTATTTTTAGTGGGAGATATCGCATTGAATGAGTTCCATGATGACGGAAGTATAGATATTGGTTCATCCATGCAAACAGCTTTCGGCGTTATGTCTGAGTACTTAAAGGATATGGATGGGTATGAATTTGATTTTCAAGAAAGGCGCCACAGGGAAGAACAGCTTTTTTCAAGGGAATGGTGGAAGAATCCAAATATCGGTGACGCCGGATTGGTTGGGTTTAAGTTATGGCTGCCCATCAAAAAGGTTAAAGGGTAA